The following coding sequences are from one Leptolyngbya sp. NIES-3755 window:
- a CDS encoding translation initiation factor IF-3 (similar to AA sequence:cyanobase_aa:LBDG_25770), with translation MIEKRPNRDMPVINERIRFPKVRVIDADGAQLGIMPSREAQTMADEKELDLVLVSDKADPPVVKIIDYGKHKFEQEKKAKEAKKKQHTVDVKEVKMRYKIEEHDYNVRINQAERFLKAGDKVKATIMFRGREIQHSDLAETLLKRMAGDLQEIAEVQQAPKKEGRNMMMLLAPKK, from the coding sequence GTGATAGAAAAAAGACCCAATCGAGATATGCCCGTGATCAACGAACGGATTCGGTTTCCGAAAGTTCGTGTCATCGATGCTGACGGTGCCCAGCTAGGGATTATGCCCTCGCGAGAAGCCCAAACGATGGCAGACGAAAAGGAACTCGACCTCGTTCTCGTCAGCGACAAGGCTGATCCCCCTGTTGTGAAAATTATCGACTACGGTAAGCACAAATTCGAGCAGGAAAAGAAAGCCAAAGAAGCGAAGAAGAAGCAGCATACCGTAGACGTGAAGGAAGTCAAGATGCGCTACAAAATTGAGGAACACGATTACAACGTGCGAATCAATCAGGCGGAACGCTTCCTTAAAGCTGGAGATAAAGTCAAAGCGACGATCATGTTCCGAGGACGAGAGATCCAGCACAGTGATCTTGCGGAAACCTTGCTGAAACGGATGGCAGGCGACCTCCAAGAAATTGCCGAAGTGCAACAAGCCCCGAAAAAAGAAGGGCGCAATATGATGATGCTCTTGGCTCCGAAGAAATAA
- a CDS encoding alpha/beta hydrolase fold protein (similar to AA sequence:cyanobase_aa:LBDG_25780), whose protein sequence is MVDALPWRQRIGSQRDWMWRGWQTRYTYLRSQKSESDPPLMLIHGFGASIGHWRHNVSVLSQHHTVYALDLLGFGASEKAIAPYNVVLWIEQVHDFWLTFVREPVVLIGNSIGSMVCLAAAKAYPEMVKGVVMLNLPDSSVLDTPEWAGTAVKVFRPIAAVGKGIFTFPLIFNPFFRVLRSSRLIRLWARQAYTNSDSISDELVEILSLPARDRGAAKALRSMVTTPKITEYRARSILPAMKIPMLLFWGKQDKFVPPSLAESCVKLNPKLELVEVENAGHCPHDEQPEIVNRKILSWIEEYVR, encoded by the coding sequence GTGGTAGACGCTTTACCTTGGCGGCAGAGAATTGGCAGTCAGCGCGATTGGATGTGGCGCGGGTGGCAGACGCGATATACGTATCTGCGATCGCAGAAATCCGAGAGTGATCCCCCCCTGATGCTGATTCACGGGTTCGGAGCTTCGATCGGTCATTGGCGACATAATGTCTCGGTCTTGAGCCAGCATCATACGGTTTATGCCCTAGATTTATTGGGATTTGGCGCGTCGGAGAAAGCGATCGCACCGTATAACGTGGTGCTGTGGATCGAGCAGGTTCACGATTTTTGGCTGACTTTTGTTCGGGAGCCTGTCGTGTTGATCGGGAATTCGATCGGCTCAATGGTCTGTTTGGCGGCAGCGAAGGCGTATCCCGAAATGGTGAAAGGGGTCGTGATGCTGAATTTGCCGGATTCCTCGGTGTTGGATACGCCGGAATGGGCGGGAACAGCGGTGAAAGTGTTTCGCCCGATCGCAGCAGTGGGAAAAGGGATTTTTACATTTCCATTAATCTTCAATCCGTTCTTTCGAGTGCTGAGAAGTTCGAGATTGATTCGATTGTGGGCGCGGCAGGCTTATACGAATTCAGACAGTATTAGCGATGAATTGGTCGAAATTTTGTCGCTTCCAGCCCGCGATCGAGGAGCGGCGAAGGCACTGCGATCAATGGTGACAACTCCGAAAATTACGGAATATAGAGCGCGATCGATTTTGCCTGCGATGAAGATTCCCATGCTGTTGTTTTGGGGCAAGCAAGATAAGTTCGTGCCACCGAGTTTGGCTGAATCTTGTGTCAAACTGAATCCGAAATTGGAATTGGTGGAAGTTGAGAATGCGGGGCATTGTCCGCACGATGAACAGCCTGAGATCGTGAATCGTAAAATTCTAAGTTGGATTGAGGAGTATGTGAGATGA
- a CDS encoding hypothetical protein (hypothetical protein Aazo_2791;~similar to AA sequence:cyanobase_aa:LBDG_25790), with product MTDTFRISPLIRITLLSLYIALTTPLPFLAEATDAPVPSRWLWVGIAIGFVILFGALSERVIVDDQGIQVTYPAWVPFRKGWQLPWSEVKALKPRSTGQGGLVYYFLSESGEGYLLPMRVVGFARLVDRVQKQTGIDTTDVKPLSQPWMYLILLGFTVLLLLIDAWTVSTAIELGKI from the coding sequence ATGACCGATACGTTTCGGATTTCGCCTTTGATTCGGATTACGTTACTAAGTCTGTACATTGCATTAACGACTCCGCTTCCCTTTTTGGCAGAGGCGACTGATGCCCCGGTTCCGAGCCGTTGGCTTTGGGTTGGAATTGCGATCGGCTTTGTAATTCTATTTGGGGCATTGAGTGAGCGCGTGATTGTGGATGATCAGGGCATTCAAGTGACTTATCCAGCTTGGGTTCCGTTTCGTAAAGGTTGGCAGCTTCCTTGGTCTGAAGTGAAAGCGTTGAAACCTCGATCGACCGGACAGGGTGGATTGGTTTACTATTTCCTGAGCGAATCGGGAGAAGGCTATCTGTTACCGATGCGGGTGGTGGGATTTGCGCGACTCGTCGATCGAGTTCAGAAACAAACAGGGATTGATACGACTGATGTGAAACCATTGTCGCAGCCTTGGATGTATTTGATTTTGTTAGGGTTCACAGTTTTGTTGCTGTTGATTGATGCTTGGACGGTTTCAACAGCGATCGAGCTTGGAAAGATCTGA
- a CDS encoding dual specificity protein phosphatase (similar to AA sequence:cyanobase_aa:Ava_1539) → MYKFAAACEGESIVFGSARPEYENVSDWIEFMKAQGIQRVCCLLPESQLNRYNDLIGAYEREFNAVCWSPIEDFRLSDRTNLTEKILPFLAEADQKNEKVVVHCSGGIGRTGHVLAAWLVYGRGMLPKDAIASVKKTGKNPHEAAIAALFFGRNPFKVLRDLNALLDSVR, encoded by the coding sequence ATGTACAAATTTGCAGCCGCTTGTGAAGGAGAATCGATCGTCTTTGGGTCAGCCCGTCCCGAATACGAAAATGTTTCTGATTGGATTGAGTTTATGAAAGCTCAAGGGATTCAGCGGGTTTGCTGCTTATTGCCAGAATCGCAACTGAACCGATACAACGATTTAATCGGTGCTTATGAGCGAGAATTTAATGCGGTATGTTGGAGTCCGATCGAGGATTTTCGATTGAGCGATCGAACCAATCTCACCGAAAAGATCTTGCCATTTCTCGCAGAAGCCGATCAGAAAAATGAAAAGGTTGTTGTGCATTGTTCGGGTGGAATTGGACGAACGGGACACGTTTTAGCAGCATGGCTGGTTTATGGGCGGGGAATGTTGCCGAAAGATGCGATCGCATCGGTGAAAAAGACGGGTAAAAATCCACACGAAGCTGCGATCGCAGCACTCTTTTTCGGGCGAAATCCATTCAAAGTGCTGCGAGATCTCAATGCTCTACTTGATTCAGTGCGGTGA
- a CDS encoding response regulator receiver protein (similar to AA sequence:cyanobase_aa:PCC7424_3993) produces MKQILVIDDDAGIRDIIRFSLIALTDWNVLTAASGEEGLTIAYLHQPDAILLDMMMPNMDGAMTFEQLQVNEQTCNIPTILLTAKASPSEQLLKQGIKGWIVKPFKAKLLAAQIRAILHWQ; encoded by the coding sequence ATGAAACAGATTTTAGTGATTGATGATGATGCGGGTATCCGCGATATTATCCGATTTAGTTTAATTGCGCTAACAGACTGGAATGTTCTGACCGCAGCATCTGGAGAAGAAGGATTAACGATCGCTTACCTTCATCAGCCCGACGCGATTTTGCTCGATATGATGATGCCAAATATGGATGGTGCAATGACCTTTGAACAGTTGCAGGTGAATGAACAGACTTGCAACATTCCCACCATCTTATTAACTGCAAAAGCGAGTCCATCTGAGCAACTTTTGAAACAAGGCATTAAAGGCTGGATCGTAAAACCGTTCAAAGCCAAATTGTTGGCGGCTCAAATTCGTGCCATCTTACATTGGCAGTAG
- a CDS encoding multi-sensor signal transduction histidine kinase (similar to AA sequence:cyanobase_aa:PCC7424_4549) — protein sequence MLTLSCNRSLSPWIGGIAIAGLILLIEGLRCFGSFTAIPFLFIVVVIALSSSLNGIKAGLISAAIGISYLLYVFFFPFDVDVVPNSFLQVVLEILTIVLLVIFQGHKKQSGDRMTETLRQTCDRLYSKVDRRTHQLDQANTSLREQIRDREISEARLLLALEASNMGIWDWDMITGQITWSSGHEQLFGLAPNTFDGRYETFDDRLHPDDRSTLNQAVEKAIRDRTTYHCEYRVIWQNGSLHWIAGKGKAFYNEAGQAVRMTGTIMDIDERKQMEIVLQRSQQRYQTLTEASPVGIFHTDAIGNCLYVNDRWSEIAGVSISDAIGEGWVSALYASDRQRIFEEWYRSAQENRPFQQNYRFQSPDGKITWVYGQAVAERNPLGEIVGYVGTITDITELKATETQLRFALQREQFAYLEAQTARQQVTSILESVTDGFVALDANWHYTYVNSKAGEILGRRPEDLIGKQIWEEFPEGVGQKFYHAYQRSMLEQIVVQLEEYYPPWDRWFENRIYPSADGLVIFFQDMTERKQIELDLQRSYALLEARVAERTKALRESQALLEAVIQNNPAVIYLVDTEGKILLVNQQHDRVFNRSQEDFIGKTIDEVFPAELATIFNGRNQAVLEAGHAIESEEKVLYADGAIHTALSVRFPIFDEQGTPQMVCGICTDITERAEIARLKDEFVSVVSHELRTPLTSIHGALDLLSEGLIDPASESGQRTIEIAAEGADRLVRLVNDILDLERLASGKISLSIQPCDLASLMNDAIAQIQVMANQAEVLLSVFPLSIELHADRDRLLQVLTNLLSNAIKFSPMGERVSLTAQVEDQSVIVRVCDRGRGIAPDQLEKIFDRFHQVDASDARQKGGTGLGLAICRSIIEQHRGKIWAESTIGIGSCFVFQIPIHFLQNDETDFSD from the coding sequence ATGTTGACTCTATCCTGTAATCGATCGCTTTCTCCCTGGATTGGTGGAATTGCGATCGCTGGATTGATTCTATTGATTGAAGGATTGCGCTGTTTCGGAAGTTTCACAGCAATTCCTTTTCTATTCATTGTTGTCGTCATTGCTCTAAGTTCTAGCTTGAATGGAATTAAAGCGGGACTCATCAGTGCTGCAATTGGAATTTCATATTTACTCTATGTATTCTTTTTTCCATTTGATGTTGATGTTGTTCCAAATAGCTTTTTACAAGTTGTTTTAGAGATTCTCACGATCGTATTGCTCGTCATCTTTCAAGGACACAAGAAACAGAGCGGCGATCGCATGACTGAAACTCTCCGCCAAACCTGCGATCGGCTCTATTCTAAAGTCGATCGACGAACCCACCAACTCGATCAAGCGAACACATCACTTCGAGAACAAATTCGCGATCGTGAAATTAGTGAAGCTCGTCTTTTACTAGCGCTGGAAGCCTCGAATATGGGCATCTGGGACTGGGACATGATCACCGGACAAATTACTTGGTCGAGCGGACACGAACAGCTTTTTGGACTGGCTCCGAATACCTTTGATGGACGTTACGAAACTTTTGACGATCGCTTACATCCCGACGATCGCTCTACTCTAAATCAAGCAGTCGAAAAAGCAATTCGCGATCGCACGACGTATCACTGCGAATATCGTGTCATTTGGCAAAACGGCAGCCTTCATTGGATCGCAGGCAAAGGAAAAGCGTTCTACAACGAAGCTGGGCAGGCTGTCCGCATGACTGGAACAATCATGGATATTGATGAGCGCAAACAAATGGAAATCGTGCTGCAAAGAAGTCAGCAGCGCTATCAAACGTTAACCGAAGCTTCTCCGGTTGGCATTTTCCACACTGATGCGATCGGGAATTGTCTCTATGTCAACGATCGCTGGAGTGAAATCGCTGGAGTCTCGATCTCAGATGCGATCGGTGAAGGTTGGGTGAGTGCTTTGTATGCAAGCGATCGACAACGAATCTTTGAAGAATGGTATCGATCGGCGCAAGAGAATCGCCCTTTTCAACAGAACTATCGATTTCAGAGTCCAGATGGCAAAATCACTTGGGTGTATGGGCAAGCAGTAGCCGAAAGAAATCCACTCGGAGAAATTGTGGGCTATGTGGGAACGATCACGGATATCACTGAGCTAAAAGCGACAGAAACTCAGCTTCGATTTGCACTCCAGCGAGAACAATTTGCTTATCTTGAAGCGCAAACCGCTCGTCAGCAAGTCACCAGTATTCTAGAGAGTGTCACCGATGGATTTGTTGCCCTCGACGCGAATTGGCACTATACCTACGTTAATTCCAAAGCAGGAGAAATACTGGGTCGTCGTCCTGAAGATCTGATCGGAAAACAGATTTGGGAAGAGTTCCCGGAAGGCGTGGGGCAGAAGTTCTATCATGCTTACCAGAGGTCAATGCTAGAACAGATAGTCGTCCAACTCGAAGAATATTACCCACCGTGGGATCGATGGTTTGAGAACCGAATTTATCCGTCTGCCGATGGCTTAGTGATCTTTTTCCAGGACATGACGGAGCGCAAACAAATCGAGCTTGACCTTCAACGATCGTATGCGCTGTTAGAGGCTCGTGTAGCAGAACGCACAAAAGCACTGCGAGAAAGTCAGGCATTGTTAGAAGCTGTAATTCAGAACAATCCAGCAGTCATTTATCTTGTGGATACAGAGGGCAAGATCTTACTGGTGAATCAGCAGCACGATCGCGTTTTTAATCGATCGCAAGAAGACTTTATTGGTAAAACGATCGATGAGGTGTTTCCTGCCGAATTAGCCACGATTTTTAATGGTCGAAATCAAGCGGTACTCGAAGCAGGACACGCGATCGAATCCGAGGAGAAAGTTCTTTATGCTGATGGTGCGATTCATACTGCGCTCTCAGTTCGATTCCCGATTTTTGATGAGCAAGGTACGCCGCAAATGGTGTGTGGAATCTGTACTGACATTACGGAACGAGCTGAGATTGCAAGGCTAAAAGATGAATTCGTATCGGTCGTCAGTCACGAACTCAGAACGCCCTTAACTTCGATTCATGGAGCACTAGATTTGCTTTCAGAAGGTTTGATCGACCCTGCCTCTGAATCGGGACAAAGAACGATCGAGATTGCCGCTGAAGGAGCCGATCGCTTAGTTCGATTAGTTAATGACATCCTCGATCTCGAACGTCTGGCATCAGGCAAGATTAGTCTTTCAATTCAGCCTTGTGATTTAGCAAGCTTGATGAATGATGCGATCGCACAAATTCAAGTGATGGCAAATCAAGCGGAGGTTCTACTATCGGTGTTCCCTTTGTCGATCGAACTTCATGCTGATCGCGATCGCTTACTTCAAGTTCTTACCAATCTACTGAGCAATGCAATCAAATTCTCACCCATGGGTGAACGAGTGAGTTTAACGGCTCAAGTCGAAGATCAATCGGTCATTGTGCGAGTCTGCGATCGAGGTCGAGGAATTGCACCGGATCAACTGGAAAAAATCTTCGATCGATTTCATCAAGTCGATGCCTCTGATGCTCGACAAAAAGGTGGAACGGGGTTAGGACTGGCGATTTGTCGCAGTATTATCGAGCAGCACAGAGGGAAAATTTGGGCAGAAAGTACGATCGGGATCGGTAGCTGTTTTGTTTTCCAAATACCAATTCATTTTTTACAAAACGATGAAACAGATTTTAGTGATTGA
- a CDS encoding multi-component transcriptional regulator, winged helix family (similar to AA sequence:cyanobase_aa:PCC7424_2752): MKILIVEDNEIFAENLRELLTAQNYCVDLAEDGEVAWDFVQASEYDLILLDLRLPKLDGVQFCQRLRKSSKNAIPVLILTADGTSKLQGLNAGADDYLVKPIEIEELLVRIKVLLRRGRLPMPILTWGKLVLDPNACEFTYDELPLSLSRKEYGLLELFVRNQQRIFSHQALIEHLWSIDEIPTENAVRAQIKSVRQKLRKVGIDELIETVYGFGYRLKSQVLETPKTSIEPEFSQTWQQYAQKYLDRVAILEQAVTAIESKTLSPDLEQQAFREVHTLIGSLGSFGIDTGSALSSQIEQQLKAICTEGDRTKIPMLRQEVTALKTTLLEATIEPLPQPEVHTGENLVARLLIVDDDAALIEQLTTAGERFGCAPWTIQAEGATSVAEAREILRTRSPDVILLDLSFPDEDGFSLLTELSEHQPEIPVIVFTASDAFSDRIRVARLGGRSFLQKPISSSQVMVNVCHVLQQLNQIQATLMIVDDDPQVLDFLRTILQPWGFNLTLVDQSEQVWHLLEQVNPDLLILNIEMPNVNGIELCQVIRNDRRWDALPILFLSAHSDDQTIAQVFSAGADDYVRKPIVESELVARVLNRLERVQLLRQCVAQAGR; this comes from the coding sequence GTGAAGATTCTGATTGTAGAAGATAACGAGATCTTTGCTGAAAATTTGCGAGAACTCCTCACAGCACAGAACTACTGTGTTGACCTCGCTGAAGACGGCGAAGTGGCTTGGGACTTTGTACAGGCTTCCGAGTATGATTTGATTTTGCTCGATTTGCGGTTGCCGAAATTGGATGGAGTTCAATTCTGTCAGCGACTTCGTAAGAGTTCAAAAAATGCGATCCCGGTTCTGATTCTCACAGCGGATGGAACGAGCAAGCTCCAGGGATTGAATGCGGGTGCGGATGATTATTTAGTCAAGCCGATCGAGATCGAAGAGTTGCTAGTCCGAATCAAAGTCCTGCTCCGTCGGGGTCGATTACCGATGCCGATTTTGACCTGGGGCAAGTTAGTGCTTGATCCGAATGCGTGTGAGTTTACTTACGATGAACTTCCGCTGTCTCTGAGTCGCAAAGAATACGGTTTGCTGGAGCTTTTTGTCCGAAATCAGCAGCGGATCTTTAGTCATCAAGCCCTGATAGAGCATCTTTGGTCGATCGATGAAATTCCGACAGAAAATGCAGTCCGAGCACAGATTAAGAGTGTGCGGCAAAAACTTAGAAAAGTAGGAATTGATGAATTAATTGAGACCGTTTACGGATTTGGCTATCGTTTGAAGAGTCAAGTTTTGGAAACGCCAAAAACGTCGATCGAGCCTGAATTTTCTCAAACCTGGCAACAATATGCTCAAAAATATCTCGATCGTGTTGCTATTCTCGAACAAGCGGTGACTGCGATCGAGTCAAAAACACTCAGTCCTGACCTCGAACAGCAAGCCTTTCGAGAAGTTCATACGCTGATTGGATCGCTTGGGAGTTTTGGAATTGACACGGGATCAGCTTTATCGAGCCAAATTGAGCAGCAGTTGAAAGCAATTTGTACAGAGGGCGATCGTACAAAAATTCCAATGTTGCGCCAAGAAGTGACTGCGCTAAAAACGACTTTGTTAGAAGCAACGATCGAGCCTTTACCTCAACCAGAAGTTCACACTGGTGAAAACCTAGTGGCTCGGTTGCTGATTGTCGATGATGATGCTGCACTCATTGAGCAGTTAACGACAGCAGGCGAAAGATTTGGTTGTGCTCCTTGGACCATTCAGGCTGAAGGCGCGACGAGTGTGGCAGAAGCGCGAGAGATTTTGAGAACGCGATCGCCCGATGTAATTCTGCTGGATCTGAGCTTCCCAGACGAGGATGGATTTAGCTTATTGACGGAACTTTCTGAGCATCAGCCTGAAATTCCGGTGATTGTTTTTACCGCGAGTGATGCTTTTAGCGATCGGATTCGAGTGGCACGATTGGGGGGACGGAGTTTTTTACAAAAGCCGATTTCATCCAGTCAGGTGATGGTGAATGTGTGCCATGTTTTGCAACAATTAAACCAAATACAAGCCACGTTGATGATTGTCGATGATGATCCTCAGGTGCTGGACTTCCTCCGCACGATCCTACAGCCTTGGGGTTTTAATCTCACTCTAGTTGATCAATCCGAACAAGTTTGGCATTTGTTAGAACAGGTCAATCCTGACTTACTGATCCTCAATATCGAAATGCCGAATGTTAATGGCATCGAACTTTGTCAAGTCATCCGCAACGATCGACGGTGGGACGCGCTCCCGATTCTATTTTTATCGGCGCATTCGGATGATCAAACGATCGCTCAAGTGTTTAGTGCTGGAGCAGATGATTATGTCCGTAAGCCGATCGTGGAATCAGAACTGGTGGCGCGGGTATTGAATCGGTTAGAGCGAGTTCAGCTTTTACGGCAGTGTGTCGCTCAAGCGGGTCGCTAG
- a CDS encoding ABC transporter related (similar to AA sequence:cyanobase_aa:LBDG_25800), whose protein sequence is MLIRLNQVSFTTGRITKKGTPITGYEVLRNLSFEVKKGDRIAIVGASGSGKTTLLKLLNRLLEPSAGTIQFGGKPYSEIPVLELRQQILFVAQEPKLFGMTVREALSYPLKLRKWKDSEQRMNDIIERMNIPREWLDRSELELSTGERQWIAIARSLICQPAVLLLDEPIANLDANRSEILLRILAQIDSTVLVATHQFEWVEQFAERVLQLQQGQLIQNEMCVDWNILKQSIIQIEQEEAEEWD, encoded by the coding sequence ATGCTAATTCGACTGAACCAAGTCAGCTTTACGACAGGTAGAATCACCAAAAAAGGGACACCCATTACAGGCTATGAAGTTCTGCGGAATCTTTCGTTTGAGGTGAAAAAAGGCGATCGAATTGCGATCGTAGGTGCTTCCGGTTCTGGAAAAACAACTTTGCTCAAACTCTTAAATCGATTGCTCGAACCCAGTGCAGGAACAATTCAGTTTGGAGGCAAACCCTATTCAGAGATTCCGGTTCTAGAACTGAGACAGCAAATTCTCTTTGTCGCTCAAGAGCCAAAACTGTTCGGAATGACGGTTAGAGAAGCTTTGAGCTATCCGCTGAAACTAAGAAAGTGGAAAGATAGTGAACAGCGAATGAATGACATTATAGAACGAATGAACATTCCGCGAGAATGGCTCGATCGATCTGAGCTAGAGCTTTCCACTGGAGAGCGACAATGGATTGCGATCGCACGTTCGTTAATCTGTCAGCCTGCGGTGTTGTTGCTTGATGAACCGATCGCGAATTTAGATGCGAATCGAAGCGAAATATTACTGCGAATTCTGGCTCAGATTGATTCGACTGTTTTAGTTGCTACACATCAGTTTGAATGGGTAGAACAGTTTGCAGAACGAGTTTTACAGTTACAGCAAGGGCAACTGATTCAGAATGAAATGTGCGTAGATTGGAACATTTTGAAGCAATCGATCATACAAATCGAACAAGAAGAAGCTGAGGAATGGGATTAA